From the genome of Hymenobacter cellulosilyticus, one region includes:
- a CDS encoding ankyrin repeat domain-containing protein — protein sequence MPTKSPETYFKAPELPAAQAIYRGDAAALRQVVTSQKINLGYSSPDGMTLLLFALANQQKDCVRTLLDLGADPNQISLLNGKEKVQPVALVAGAEDEELLRILLDHRGDPNSIMDGEAALFHAIHARQFKALHLLVEHKADLNVVNKMGNTPITLLATFNQFEQVAYLIEQGADFRKPSPSGNTVAFLVQDHQLTDLNSATYKWQQRVRHMLEERGVQFPVPNPADANARQRAAVDTYRQQWLKTEEGRRWKSRIAAAPNSTENFRVRLEAQTAFRTWLRAQLPADSPALQYELAPARAGGIEGF from the coding sequence ATGCCTACCAAGTCTCCCGAAACGTATTTCAAAGCACCCGAGCTGCCCGCCGCCCAGGCCATTTACCGCGGCGACGCAGCCGCGTTGCGGCAAGTGGTTACCAGCCAGAAAATCAACCTCGGCTACAGCAGCCCCGATGGTATGACGCTGCTGCTGTTTGCCCTGGCCAACCAGCAGAAAGACTGCGTGCGGACCCTGCTGGACCTGGGTGCCGACCCCAACCAGATTTCGCTGCTCAATGGCAAGGAGAAAGTGCAGCCCGTGGCCCTCGTAGCCGGGGCCGAAGACGAGGAACTGCTCCGGATTCTGCTCGACCACCGCGGCGACCCGAACAGCATTATGGACGGCGAAGCGGCTCTGTTTCACGCCATTCATGCCCGCCAGTTTAAGGCCCTGCACCTGCTCGTGGAGCATAAGGCCGATTTGAACGTGGTCAACAAGATGGGCAACACTCCAATAACCTTATTGGCCACGTTCAACCAATTTGAGCAGGTGGCCTACCTCATCGAGCAAGGTGCCGACTTCCGGAAACCTTCCCCTTCGGGCAATACCGTGGCTTTCCTGGTGCAGGACCACCAGCTTACCGACCTCAACAGCGCCACGTATAAATGGCAGCAGCGGGTGCGCCACATGCTGGAAGAGCGGGGGGTGCAGTTTCCGGTACCCAACCCGGCCGATGCCAACGCCCGGCAGCGCGCCGCCGTAGATACCTACCGGCAACAGTGGCTGAAAACCGAGGAGGGCCGCCGCTGGAAGTCCCGCATTGCGGCAGCTCCCAACAGCACTGAAAACTTCCGGGTGCGCCTAGAGGCCCAAACCGCCTTCCGCACCTGGCTCAGAGCCCAGCTCCCGGCCGATAGTCCTGCTTTGCAGTACGAGCTGGCCCCCGCCCGGGCTGGCGGCATCGAAGGCTTTTAG